In Drosophila santomea strain STO CAGO 1482 chromosome 3L, Prin_Dsan_1.1, whole genome shotgun sequence, a single window of DNA contains:
- the LOC120450288 gene encoding uncharacterized protein LOC120450288 isoform X1, which translates to MCPVGAVGQFVHPFDRTKFLSCKDGKVAVQNCLPNYVFSISKRYCQSKHQLAFTDYVTLIISEISYEYSLILNACPNNINGIYLYPYDAEKYVQCSSDGRMSILSCGPQMAFSVSQRSCLPRLQVLSSDRVQFWEEVQVQTTYTFQESRGNVQSELSSLRSCPPNVQKNYPYPFHAGHYVRCQYGALEIICCPTGQLFSLSQRQCVARRLLAAHDYLDYSYISSELSTEFMVDRSTLTCPPQAQGLYLHPFDCTKYVRCWNQQTFIESCTPGEIFSFSNQKCVPKEQCKGPTDHVEYLIESTTVTTYETDGPESEKNFDRTGDISCPPGASGNHVHPFDCTKFLECANGQTFVMDCGPGTAFSSEKKICDYANQVDCSGRSSLPGQNQFSQHDTGTSYPSKPLDTFPPSHTSHPSYPLPEHLEDLLCPSGVSGQFVHPFDQTKFLLCQAGKLAVQGCQSGYVFSISKSTCQPKTQLVYSDYVTYKVSVISIDQSKSFIGLLSLKHISQHQNLSAMILSACPGGTDGLHPYPYDAGKYVRCSEGGKMTIQSCESQMAFSFSQRACRPSRLVSGEDRVRFWAELQIQTTDIQIHQSPLKECPSALPGNYPYPFHAGHFVNCQNGHLQILSCPPTALYSLSQRQCVGRHLLSPHDYLDYAYISVQFSTVLIQDLTTLSCPPQAQGYYLHPFDCTKHIVCYGGQTHVESCRQGEAFSISQQKCVARDKITEAYDRVEYLEDTQHELSHEEDEEADHSGQDSSLILDGGNQPPGKFQTPYNSSGGYQTPHQNTGGYQPPSQNIGGYQPTSQVNGGYQTPYQNNGGYQEPYQANGGHQPFQANGGYQPPLLAYGGYQQPAQSYAGVQQPNRTYQDYHNPSQTIGGLQPPYSVKGGYQPYNQPNGGYNQPNQSTPFQTTGGYQPPSELNRGYQSSYAPNGGYQPPSETNKGYQIPAQLNGGYQPRVEGNRGYQPPSQSNGGYQPPVERDWGYQPPSQENSGYQPPHQPTGSGPYPAQASPYAIPAPLMCPEEVSGLFPNPFDASGYLTCIDGHTLPRQCQPLDMFSVSQGYCLPEQHVPKTDRVPFERTQTYQDNSLDCPRDFVGFFVYPFDCSKYLSCGPSGMQLLNCPGEQHYSISHGFCRPVDQVQREDRLYTINELHIIFEWTQKMMIEGAVTACPEGITGTLPHPRFPTKYLRCGPGQAEMYDCPSQQIFSVSRRVCVLDDKLPSHDRTDYFVRGVNSGWMAPSNGNPIQSKSYETSGRDQFGNRYTTRTTTTTRVIGDRWTDMDMQRPSGVGLEQNPHHHHHGYNPSWSGQETSYVQRGPSQSTLYVEGSLQPNRNYPTYKTPLAPMAPTNTGSVYYAQPVEEKEQVPSRQNYSRRIDYGSPGNGWKPIPPGPELGGQQPLNLDYSPHSPGAKEPQSQDSLPGQKPIDLDYDEELTPQYPHNGLQPKPGSPPRFYPDQLPSGSQPVGIQQPVESSLDSSGFPDQQPPLHPDNRLHGSNAPHRHSPNPGLPLYNESNLYGGLLPPKPDPPVNTKPSPPPSPSAAQTPTPQLANRLHTFPIYPPVDNKNTLHNPIQPHYSPSYAGIAHSRNASWAKVPVTSTTPAQEPDPFNPELDEPFYDDDDFTTTTVRNVLVPPPFDHKFYSTQSTVPSFNQDRTASDSNSQVAIKEALKLMLRPYFNHSGNAQEQLAQQAESAIVSVISKPASTTPSPTIRTSTTRRTDPDFDAELIKAGEQESLDSVDDDYVFPDARETSRTEQTLDPSTTYASTDFQRSTRRAELDPDPFPPTTTTMKSNWLASGHSRDYHRRHPNLPDPFSEHHPNSSPHQHNQHHHRHPHEHSADFHLRHPELPNPFPQKDETPQQQDPKEDWDLLSNPNAEEVTPKLATRSSFASQCDFDCGNGQCLKQEEICDGKKNCPNGKDEASCPPPDYEVRLSGGESPNMGRIEVKANGQWGYVCDDKFGLKDADVVCRELGFQMGAQEVRGSSFYAPPNQDFNYLMDEVECHGNETKLSQCAFKGWGFHNCGVDEVAGVTCKVPVMKCPNNYWLCHTSKECIPPAFVCDNTPDCADKSDECAAVCQAPVQYRLEGGRNSNEGRLEVKHHGVWGSVCDDDFNLKSAQVACNSMGFFGPARIEKNIFGNGNGPIWLDQVMCFGNESSIDQCNHWNWGEHNCNHTEDVALHCSAGPPPRSQKYSQTQLKGGRSLGLETSPKTYSQIGLWERSSKAVHTPRRCGIFKVDLEDEYAHREERVVRGNVAQRGRHPWQATIRTRGRGGISSHWCGAVVISKRHLLTAAHCLYGSPKGAYFIRVGDHYANIAESSEVDSFIENWYLHEDFRKGTHMNNDIALVVLKTPLKFSDYVQPICLPEKNAELVQDRKCTISGWGSIKSGVSTPAQVLGSAELPILGDNVCKQSNVYGSAMSEGMFCAGSMDESVDACEGDSGGPLVCSDDDGETLYGLISWGQHCGFKNRPGVYVRVNHYIDWIYEKINESLLRF; encoded by the exons ATGTGTCCAGTGGGAGCCGTTGGCCAGTTTGTTCACCCCTTCGATCGGACAAAGTTCCTTAGTTGTAAGGATGGTAAGGTGGCTGTGCAGAACTGCCTTCCCAATTATGTGTTCAGTATTTCGAAGCGCTACTGCCAGTCAAAACATCAATTAGCCTTCACCGACTATGTCACATTAATTATCTCCGAAATCAGCTACGAGTATT CACTTATCCTTAATGCCTGTCCTAATAACATCAACGGCATCTACTTGTATCCCTACGATGCTGAGAAGTACGTTCAGTGCTCCTCCGATGGTAGGATGTCCATCCTAAGTTGTGGCCCCCAGATGGCGTTCAGTGTATCCCAAAGAAGTTGTCTGCCACGTCTTCAAGTGCTTAGCTCTGATCGGGTGCAGTTCTGGGAGGAAGTCCAAGTTCAGACTACTTATACTTTCCAAGAGAGTAGGGGAAATGTCCAAAGCGAGCTGTCTTCACTCAGGTCGTGCCCACCGAATGTCCAGAAGAATTACCCCTATCCATTCCATGCTGGTCACTATGTCAGGTGCCAATATGGAGCTTTAGAGATCATATGCTGTCCCACGGGACAGCTTTTCAGCCTTTCACAGCGGCAATGTGTAGCTCGTCGCCTCCTCGCTGCCCATGATTATTTGGATTACTCCTATATCAGTTCCGAGCTTTCGA CTGAATTTATGGTGGATCGTTCGACGCTTACTTGTCCTCCACAAGCCCAGGGACTCTACCTGCATCCCTTTGACTGCACCAAGTATGTCAGGTGCTGGAATCAGCAGACCTTTATTGAGAGCTGTACGCCGGGAGAGATTTTTAGTTTCTCCAATCAGAAATGCGTACCAAAGGAACAGTGTAAAGGACCCACCGATCATGTcgaatatttaattgaatccACGACTGTTACCACTTACGAAACGGATGGCCCGGAGTCCGAAAAGAATTTCGATAGAACCGGTGACATATCCTGTCCACCTGGAGCTTCCGGAAATCATGTGCACCCATTCGATTGCACGAAGTTCTTGGAATGTGCAAATGGGCAAACTTTTGTAATGGATTGTGGTCCGGGCACAGCTTTCAGTAGCGAGAAAAAAATTTGCGATTATGCCAATCAGGTGGACTGCAGTGGAAGAAGTTCATTGCCTGGACAAAACCAATTTAGCCAGCATGATACAGGTACTAGTTACCCATCGAAGCCATTGGATACTTTCCCACCATCCCACACATCGC ACCCTTCATACCCACTTCCTGAGCACCTGGAAGATCTATTGTGTCCCTCCGGAGTGAGCGGTCAATTTGTTCACCCCTTCGACCAAACAAAGTTCCTCCTCTGCCAGGCTGGTAAACTGGCGGTTCAAGGCTGTCAGTCTGGATATGTGTTTAGCATATCTAAGAGTACTTGCCAGCCTAAGACCCAGTTGGTTTACAGCGACTATGTGACCTATAAGGTCTCTGTTATCAGCATCGACCAGAGTAAGTCCTTCATTGGATTACTATCCTTAAAGCATATTTCACAACACCAAAATCTATCAGCTATGATCCTGTCTGCCTGTCCGGGTGGCACCGACGGCCTACACCCTTATCCCTACGACGCTGGCAAATATGTACGTTGCTCCGAGGGCGGCAAGATGACCATTCAAAGTTGTGAAAGCCAAATGGCCTTCAGCTTTTCCCAGCGAGCATGCCGGCCAAGTCGTCTGGTGTCAGGTGAAGATCGCGTAAGGTTCTGGGCGGAATTGCAGATCCAGACAACTGATATTCAGATTCATCAGTCTCCACTTAAGGAGTGCCCTTCCGCGCTTCCTGGAAACTATCCCTATCCCTTCCATGCCGGTCACTTTGTGAACTGCCAAAATGGACATTTACAGATTCTGAGTTGTCCGCCAACAGCTCTATACAGTTTATCCCAACGCCAGTGTGTAGGTCGACATCTCCTTTCTCCCCACGACTATCTGGACTATGCCTACATCAGTGTGCAATTCTCGA CTGTCCTTATTCAGGACCTCACAACGTTGTCTTGTCCGCCGCAAGCCCAGGGCTATTACCTACATCCTTTCGATTGCACCAAACACATAGTGTGCTATGGTGGGCAAACACATGTAGAAAGCTGTAGGCAGGGTGAAGCATTTAGCATATCCCAGCAAAAGTGTGTGGCCAGGGATAAGATCACCGAAGCCTATGATCGCGTGGAGTATTTGGAAGATACGCAGCATGAGTTAAGCCACGAGGAGGATGAAGAAGCGGACCATTCAGGACAGGATAGTAGCCTCATTCTTGACGGAGGCAATCAGCCGCCTGGAAAGTTTCAGACACCTTATAATTCAAGTGGTGGATACCAGACGCCTCATCAAAACACTGGAGGTTACCAGCCGCCTTCTCAAAACATTGGAGGTTACCAGCCGACTTCTCAAGTCAATGGAGGTTACCAGACACCTTACCAAAATAATGGAGGTTACCAAGAACCCTACCAAGCTAATGGAGGTCACCAGCCATTCCAAGCAAACGGAGGATACCAGCCACCCTTACTAGCCTATGGAGGTTACCAACAACCTGCTCAATCATATGCAGGTGTCCAGCAGCCTAATCGAACATATCAAGATTACCACAACCCTTCGCAAACTATTGGAGGTTTACAGCCACCCTATTCAGTTAAAGGAGGCTACCAGCCTTACAATCAACCTAATGGAGGTTACAATCAACCCAATCAATCAACACCTTTTCAAACAACTGGAGGTTACCAGCCACCTTCTGAATTGAACAGAGGATACCAGTCATCCTACGCACCAAATGGAGGTTACCAGCCACCTTCGGAAACCAACAAAGGGTACCAGATTCCTGCTCAGTTAAATGGAGGGTATCAACCACGCGTGGAAGGCAATCGAGGCTACCAGCCACCTTCTCAGTCAAACGGGGGTTATCAGCCACCTGTAGAAAGAGATTGGGGTTACCAGCCACCATCTCAAGAAAATAGTGGATACCAGCCACCACACCAACCAACTGGGTCAGGCCCTTATCCTGCGCAAGCTTCGCCTTATGCTATTCCAGCTCCTCTGATGTGCCCAGAAGAGGTTAGCGGTCTCTTTCCCAATCCTTTCGACGCTTCAGGCTATCTGACCTGCATCGATGGTCATACGTTACCTAGGCAATGCCAGCCCCTCGATATGTTCAGTGTTTCCCAAGGCTACTGCTTGCCCGAACAGCACGTACCCAAAACGGATCGCGTCCCCTTTGAAAGAACGCAAACTTATCAGGATAATT CTTTGGATTGTCCTAGAGATTTCGTTGGTTTCTTCGTGTATCCCTTCGATTGTTCAAAGTATCTGAGCTGTGGCCCGAGTGGAATGCAATTGCTGAATTGCCCGGGTGAACAGCACTACAGTATCTCTCATGGATTCTGTAGACCCGTTGACCAGGTGCAACGTGAGGATCGGCTGTACACGATCAATGAGCTGCACATCATCTTCGAGTGGACACAGAAAATGATGATAGAGGGTGCAGTCACTGCCTGTCCCGAAGGAATAACCGGAACCCTGCCACATCCAAGGTTTCCCACCAAGTACCTGCGATGTGGACCAGGCCAGGCGGAGATGTACGACTGTCCCAGCCAGCAGATATTCAGCGTTTCTCGTAGAGTGTGCGTGCTGGATGACAAACTGCCCAGCCACGATCGCACCGACTATTTCGTTCGGGGGGTTAATTCCGGTTGGATGGCTCCCTCTAATG gcaatccaatccaatccaagtCATATGAGACATCTGGCAGGGATCAGTTCGGCAACCGCTATACAACCAGAACTACCACCACAACGCGTGTGATCGGCGACCGTTGGACGGATATGGACATGCAGCGACCTTCGGGTGTGGGTCTGGAACAAAACCcgcatcaccatcaccacgGATACAATCCGAGTTGGTCTGGCCAGGAGACTTCCTACGTTCAACGCGGCCCTTCACAGAGTACTCTATATGTGGAGGGATCGCTGCAGCCGAACCGTAATTATCCTACATATAAGACTCCACTGGCCCCCATGGCGCCCACCAATACAGGAAGTGTCTACTACGCCCAACCAGTTGAAGAAAAAGAACAGGTGCCGTCGCGCCAGAACTATAGTCGCAGAATTGATTATGGTTCGCCTGGCAATGGATGGAAACCTATACCACCAGGGCCTGAATTGGGTGGACAGCAACCATTAAACCTAGATTATTCCCCCCATTCTCCTGGTGCCAAGGAGCCCCAATCCCAAGACAGTCTGCCCGGACAGAAACCCATTGACTTGGACTATGACGAGGAACTGACACCCCAATATCCTCACAACGGACTACAGCCCAAGCCGGGTTCGCCACCGCGCTTTTATCCAGATCAGTTGCCCAGTGGCTCACAACCAGTTGGCATACAGCAACCAGTTGAGTCCAGCCTCGACTCCAGTGGTTTTCCAGACCAGCAACCACCTTTGCATCCTGACAATAGGCTCCACGGCTCAAATGCTCCCCACCGACATAGCCCTAACCCTGGACTTCCTTTGTATAATGAATCCAACCTTTATGGTGGACTCCTACCTCCTAAGCCAGATCCCCCGGTTAACACAAAAccttctccacctcccagCCCTTCAGCTGCCCAGACTCCAACACCGCAATTGGCCAACCGACTGCACACATTTCCCATTTATCCACCAGTGGATAATAAGAACACTCTCCACAATCCCATACAACCTCACTACAGTCCCTCTTATGCTGGAATTGCGCACTCTCGAAACGCCTCTTGGGCCAAAGTGCCTGTGACTAGTACGACTCCGGCCCAAGAGCCCGATCCCTTTAATCCTGAATTGGATGAACCCTTctacgacgacgacgacttcACAACCACAACGGTGAGAAATGTATTGGTGCCACCTCCTTTCGACCATAAGTTCTATAGTACCCAGTCGACAGTGCCAAGTTTCAATCAAGATCGAACTGCCTCAGATTCCAACTCCCAAGTGGCTATTAAAGAGGCTCTTAAACTTATGCTGCGCCCATATTTCAATCACAGTGGGAATGCCCAAGAGCAACTGGCTCAGCAGGCTGAATCAGCCATAGTTTCTGTGATTAGTAAGCCGGCAAGCACCACACCAAGTCCCACCATTAGAACCTCCACAACACGTAGAACAGACCCTGACTTTGACGCCGAACTTATTAAGGCGGGTGAACAGGAAAGCCTGGATTCCGTTGACGACGACTATGTTTTTCCAGATGCCAGGGAGACGTCCCGAACCGAGCAGACCCTAGATCCCAGTACCACGTACGCCTCGACAGACTTTCAACGGAGCACCCGCAGGGCTGAGTTAGATCCGGACCCCTTCCCCCCAACCACAACTACAATGAAAAGTAATTGGCTTGCGTCCGGTCACAGTCGTGACTACCACCGGCGTCATCCAAATTTGCCCGATCCGTTCTCCGAGCACCATCCCAATTCCTCTCCCCACCAACAcaaccaacaccaccaccgtCATCCCCATGAACACAGTGCTGACTTCCATCTTCGTCATCCGGAGCTGCCCAATCCATTTCCCCAAAAGGATGAAACTCCGCAACAACAGGATCCGAAAGAAGACTGGGACCTGCTGTCCAATCCCAATGCTGAGGAAGTGACTCCCAAACTGGCTACCCGTTCCAGCTTCGCTAGCCAATGCGATTTCGATTGCGGCAATGGCCAATGCCTGAAGCAGGAGGAGATCTGCGATGGGAAGAAGAACTGCCCCAATGGCAAAGATGAGGCTAGCTGCCCGCCACCGGACTACGAGGTGCGCTTATCAGGCGGCGAGAGTCCAAACATGGGCCGTATTGAAGTCAAAG CTAATGGTCAATGGGGCTATGTGTGTGATGACAAGTTCGGCTTGAAGGATGCAGATGTCGTTTGCCGAGAACTTGGCTTTCAGATGGGCGCCCAAGAAGTGCGTGGCAGCTCCTTTTATGCTCCCCCAAATCAGGATTTTAACTACTTGATGGATGAGGTCGAGTGCCATGGCAATGAAACCAAACTGAGCCAGTGCGCCTTCAAAGGCTGGGGCTTTCACAACTGCGGCGTTGATGAAGTGGCGGGCGTGACCTGCAAAGTTCCGGTGATGAAGTGTCCAAACAACTACTGGCTGTGCCACACTTCCAAGGAATGTATTCCACCGGCCTTTGTGTGCGACAATACCCCAGACTGTGCGGATAAGTCGGATGAGTGTGCAGCCGTCTGTCAG GCGCCCGTTCAATATCGTTTAGAGGGAGGTCGCAATTCAAACGAAGGCCGCCTGGAGGTGAAACACCATGGTGTGTGGGGCAGTGTTTGTGATGATGACTTCAATCTTAAGTCCGCCCAAGTTGCCTGCAACTCAATGGGCTTCTTTGGACCAGCG AGAATCGAGAAGAACATATTTGGCAACGGCAATGGACCCATTTGGCTGGATCAGGTGATGTGCTTTGGAAACGAGTCGAGCATTGACCAGTGTAACCACTGGAACTGGGGCGAGCACAACTGCAACCACACCGAGGATGTGGCGCTGCACTGCAGCGCTGGGCCACCGCCTCGCAGCCAGAAATATTCCCAGACTCAACTTAAAGGTGGTAGATCGCTTGGACTGGAAACCTCGCCAAAAACCTATTCACAAATTGGACTGTGGGAACGATCCAGCAAGGCCGTGCATACTCCTCGTCGCTGCGGCATCTTCAAGGTGGACCTGGAAGATGAGTACGCCCACCGAGAGGAGCGCGTGGTCAGGGGAAATGTGGCACAGAGGGGTCGTCATCCCTGGCAAGCAACCATAAGGACCCGCGGACGTGGGGGCATCTCCAGTCATTGGTGCGGAGCTGTGGTGATTTCCAAGCGCCATCTCCTCACCGCCGCCCACTGTCTGTATGGCAGTCCAAAAGGAGCGTACTTCATCCGTGTCGGAGATCACTACGCCAACATTGCCGAGTCCTCCGAAGTGGATTCGTTCATTGAGAACTGGTATCTACACGAGGACTTCCGCAAGGGCACACATATGAATAACGATATTGCGCTGGTGGTGTTGAAGACTCCGCTGAAGTTCAGTGACTATGTCCAGCCCATTTGCTTGCCGGAGAAGAATGCTGAGCTCGTCCAGGACCGCAAGTGCACCATATCCGGATGGGGATCTATTAAGTCGGGAGTGTCCA CTCCTGCGCAAGTTTTGGGATCTGCCGAGCTTCCCATTTTGGGCGATAACGTGTGCAAGCAATCTAATGTGTATGGATCAGCAATGTCGGAAG GCATGTTCTGTGCTGGCTCCATGGATGAGAGTGTGGATGCCTGTGAAGGTGACTCAGGCGGTCCTCTTGTCTGCTCCGATGACG ATGGTGAGACTTTGTATGGCCTTATTTCGTGGGGTCAGCACTGCGGCTTCAAGAACAGGCCGGGTGTCTATGTCCGTGTCAACCACTACATCGACTGGATCTACGAGAAGATCAATGAGAGCTTGCTGCGCTTTTAA